The Amycolatopsis japonica nucleotide sequence AGGTCGCGGCACAGGCGTCGCCGGAGGCCGAGAAACTCGACTTCCCCGGCGCGACCCTGTTGCCCGGCCTGTTCAACGCCCACGTGCACCTGGCGTTCGACGCCACCCGCGAGATGCTGCCGAACTTCCTGGCGAGCGACGACGAAGCCCTGCGCGCGGGCGCCAAAGAGCGCTTGGGGCAACTGCTGCGCAGCGGCGTCACGACGGTGCGGGATCTCGGCGATCGCGGCGCTTTGGGCGCGCGGGTCCGCGCGGAACTCGAAGGCACCGCCGCGCCGCGTCTGCTGACCGCCGGATCACCCCTGACCGTCCTCAATGGACACTGCCACTTCTTCGGCGGCGAGGTCGGCGACGACGACGCGATCCGGGCCCTGATCGACGCGAACGCGGCCGCCGGCGCGGACGTGATCAAGGTGATGGCCAGCGGCGGCCAGATCACCGAGGGCGGCGCGGACATGTGGGAGTCCCAGTTCGACGTCCGGGCGCTGCGCCTGATCGTCGAGCACGCGGGGCGCCACGGGCTCCCGGTCGCGGCGCACGCCCACGGAGCCGACGCGATCGAGGCGTCGGTCGAGGCGGGTGTGGCGACCATCGAGCACTGCACCTGGATGACCGGACCGCAGCGACAGGACCGACGCGAAGGCGTCGCCAAGCGGATGGCCGCCGAGGGCATCGCGGCCTGTTCGACCAGCAGCCGCAACTGGCGGATGCTCGCCGAGCGCATGGGCGAGGAGCTCGCGAAGACCGTCTACGGCAGGCTGTCCTGGCTGGAGGAACTGGGTGTCCCGCTCCTGGCGGGCACGGACGCCGGCTTGCCCGGTTCGGTCTTCGACGATCCCGTCGGCGCCCTCGAACTCTACGAATGGCTCGGTTTCGGCAGGCGCCGGATCCTGGAGATCGCGACCGAGGACTCCGCCGCCGGGCTCGGCCTCGGCGAGGTGACCGGACGGCTCGCCCCGGGGCTGAGTGCCGATGTCCTGGCGGTCGACGGCGATCCCCTCGCCAATCTTTCGGCCCTGCGAAACCTGCGTTTGGTGCTTTCGCGCGGCGTTCGGGCCTGATTCCCGGAAGTGGGACGCCGAGTTTGGTGACAGCGTTTTAAAACAGTGTTATCGTTGCCTCATGGAAGGACCGATCAAACTCTTCACCGTCATCGCCCTCGTTTCGCTGCCGACGGTGATGTACGGCGGCTACGCCCTGATGGGTGTCCTGCGCGACAAGAAGCTGACCGAACACCAGCGCGGGATGTTCCGCGCCGGCCACGCGCATGCCGGCGTCCTGCTGGTCCTCGCGCTGGTCGCGCTGCAGATCCTCGGCCGGACCGGGCTCCCGGACACCGCACGGTGGATCGTCTGCTTCCTGCTGCTGTTCGGTGTGCTCGCCCAGTCCGGCGGCTTCTTCCTGCACCTGGCACCGGGCAAGGGCAAGCTCGGCGGGCGGGTCACCAGCGCCGGGGCGGTCCTGCTCGGGGCGGCGATCCTGACCACCGCGTACGGCGTGGCCTTCCCCTGACAAAACCACTGGCAACGGCTCGTTAAGCTTGTTGACGTGCCTGAATACCTGCCGACAGCCCCCGCCAAGGGGACCCGCGACTTCCTGCCCGCCGAGATGTCCGTCCGGACGCAGGTGTTCGGCCATCTCTACGACGTGCTCGAACTGCGGGGTTTCCTCCGCTACGACGGGCCGATCCTCGAACCCGCCGAGATCTACGAGCGGAAGTCCGGGCAGGAGATCGCCGACCAGCAGCTGTACACGCTGACCACCAAGGGCGGCGAGCGGCTGGCGCTGCGCCCGGAGATGACGCCGTCGGTCGCCAGGATGATCGCGGGCAACGCCAAGTCGCTGCAGTTCCCGGTGCGCTGGTACAGCCACCCGAACTGCCACCGCTACGAGCGGCCGCAGCGCGGGCGGGTCCGTGAGCACTGGCAGATCAACGCGGACATCTTCGGTTCGGACAGCGCGAACTGCGAGATCGAGATCTTCGAGCTGGTCCACGACATGATGAGCGCGCTCGGGGCGACCCCGGACATGTTCCAGGTGCGGGCCAACGACCGGAACCTGCTCTCGTCGGCGCTCACCGACATCGTCGGCGTGACCACGGAGCAGTTGCCGCAGGTGTTCACCCTGGTGGACCGCTGGGAGAAGTCGGATCGTACGAAGCTGAGCGACACCGCGACCGAGATCGGGTTGACCGACAAGCAGTTCGAGAAGCTGACCGAGATCCTGTCCTCGGGCTCGGCCCTGCTCGACGAGCTGCCGGAGCAGGTCAAGGAGAACTCGA carries:
- the hisS gene encoding histidine--tRNA ligase, producing MPEYLPTAPAKGTRDFLPAEMSVRTQVFGHLYDVLELRGFLRYDGPILEPAEIYERKSGQEIADQQLYTLTTKGGERLALRPEMTPSVARMIAGNAKSLQFPVRWYSHPNCHRYERPQRGRVREHWQINADIFGSDSANCEIEIFELVHDMMSALGATPDMFQVRANDRNLLSSALTDIVGVTTEQLPQVFTLVDRWEKSDRTKLSDTATEIGLTDKQFEKLTEILSSGSALLDELPEQVKENSNLVKVLNSGAADLITFDPMIVRGLAYYTSTVFEVFDTSPENRRALFGGGRYSDLASLFTSQQIPGIGFGMGDVTLIDFLDTHGLTPKPRSEVDVVVIPVTEELTDASREVAGRLRKAGLRTSTPVELRKLGKELTRADKAGARAVVIVGQEDWDAGNVTVRGLATREQQTVALDGVVEAVNSSL
- a CDS encoding amidohydrolase family protein, coding for MTKQLLLTASRILPRPSTPVEDGAVLVEGDRILAAGPRAEVAAQASPEAEKLDFPGATLLPGLFNAHVHLAFDATREMLPNFLASDDEALRAGAKERLGQLLRSGVTTVRDLGDRGALGARVRAELEGTAAPRLLTAGSPLTVLNGHCHFFGGEVGDDDAIRALIDANAAAGADVIKVMASGGQITEGGADMWESQFDVRALRLIVEHAGRHGLPVAAHAHGADAIEASVEAGVATIEHCTWMTGPQRQDRREGVAKRMAAEGIAACSTSSRNWRMLAERMGEELAKTVYGRLSWLEELGVPLLAGTDAGLPGSVFDDPVGALELYEWLGFGRRRILEIATEDSAAGLGLGEVTGRLAPGLSADVLAVDGDPLANLSALRNLRLVLSRGVRA